In Desulfopila inferna, the DNA window TCGGAGCCACTGCCCCCGCAGACGGCGACCGTGGAAATTTTTTCAGGCAGTGATCCGGCAATATTCAGGGTGTCCAGCTGGAGAAGGCTGAAGAGCCGCTGGAGAAATTCCACGGCCGATATCGGTTCCGCATAGACTCCTATCCTGCCCAGGCCGCTGCCGCTTGCTTTATCCTCTGTCGCCGGCAAAAGAGGTTCGAGGTCGGTCAGTCTCAGGGCTCTCGCCAGGACATCGCTGACGCCGTCGACGGCAGAATCAAGATTGGTGTGACAGCCGATAATGGAAATATTGTGCGACAGGGCCTTTTGCAGCAGCTGCCCGGCGGGGTCGTCCGTGTTAATGGAGGAAAGTGCTTTGAAAATAACAGGGTGATGGGTGATCAGAGTATCGGCACCAAGAGCGATGGCCTCATCCACCAGCGAGTTAGTGGGATCAAGGCCGATCAGGATGCCGGCAGCGTTATTGTCCGGGCTGCCGATCAGGAGACCGACATTATCCCATTTTTCAGCAAGTGCCTGTGGAGCGAAATTTTCCAGGGTGAAGAGGATATCCTTGATTTTAGGCTGCATTGTGAATCCTCCCAATGTTACCGATAAAACCAATAAAAAAAGGTACTTTCCCGTGGAGAAAGTACCTTTTTGGTTCAGTCCGTCTAGACCAGGCGGTTAAGCCCGGTGTGACATACTCTATGTGGGCAGGTTTTTGTTCTGCCTCTCTATATGTGAAAAACTGTAGTCTTTTCAAGGAACCTGGAGTTAAGGATCAGATTCAAAAATTATGGTGGGCGCAGTAGGACTCGAACCTACGACCGACCGGTTATGAGCCGGTGGCTCTAGCCAACTGAGCTATGCGCCCATTCCGCCTAAGTAAACATATCATATTATCTTCTTTGGTTAAAAAGTCAACTAAAAAGAGGTCTGTGGCGAAATATGTGGGAATTTTACCGAACATTGACCAGAGAAGGACGGTTGCCGGGGAATGTGCTGACCTTCTTGAGGAAGGTCTCCGCTAAGCCACCTTGCGATGCGCCGAATCGGGCGAATCCGGCAGCAGGGAAAAAAGGAACTTCCGTCATTAAATTTCCTGATAAAGCTACACAAAATTGAAAAAGGCAATACTGTTTTGAGAAGCTGCCATGTCAGCAAACCAGGTGACTCGTAAACAAATCAGGAACTTCATCAAAACCCATACTACTCCTCAACCTATAGTAACGGAAAAACCGTGATATATAACAACCTGCTCTATTTCCTGACCGCCATTTTTATCTTCAGCATGGCTACAGTTCCGCCGGTTCCCACCCTGCCGGCCATCCTGGCGCTGCTCGCTTTTTTGGTGCTCGCAGTCGTCTTTGACAGGTATGCGGCCAGGGTTTTTCGCCGGGTGGATACCAGTGAGTCCAGCGAATACTTTAAAGCGGAGAAGCGTGTCGCCGCTGCCGGCCTGCTGGTCTATGTCTTTATGGTGTTCGGCCTCGATCTCAAATATTATCTTGTCTTCCTCTCCTTCGGAGGCCGGCTTCCGGCCCTGACCAACATCGCCGGCCTGCTGGTCTTTTTTCTGCTCCTTGTAATTCTCTGGGGCAGGGCAAGAAAAAGCTATGAACGGGTTTTTGCACGAAAATATCGACGCAGTGTCTTCATATATTCCAATATCAAGGCCAACCTCCCCATTGTCCTGCCCTGGATGATTCTTACGGTTCTTTACGATCTTGTCGGCCTTGCCCCGTGGCCGTGGCTGCAGCAGGCCATGGCTTCGATCTGGGGAGATGTCTTCTTTTTCGGAACATTCCTGATCTTCGTCTTTATCTTCTTTCCACCGCTGGTCAAGACGCTGTGGGGCTGCCGGAAGGTGGAGGAGGGCCCCCTGCGGGATCATCTTGTAGCCTTCTGTGAAAAGCAGAATTTTTCCGCCGAATTGTATATCTGGCCGCTTTTTGAAGGGCGGGTAATCACTGCAGGCGTTATGGGAGTGATTCCCGGACTGCGCTACATTCTTCTGACTCCGGCGCTTCTGGAAACCATGACCATCGATGAGCTCGACTCGGTGATGGCTCACGAGATCGGCCATGCCAAAAGGTTTCATCTGCCGCTCTATGTCTTTCTCATCGGAGGTTTTGTTTTGGCGGGCGGTTTTCTCGCCGAGCCCCTCTATTATTATTTCTTTTCCAGGGATTATTTTTATTCTTTTGTCGCCGCCGTAAATCTGTCGCCGGAAGTGGTGCGCAATGTTGTCATTGCCGTTCCCGCCCTGCTTTTTCTGCTGATTTTCTTTCGCTATATTTTCGGGTATTTCATGCGAAATTTCGAACGTCAGGCCGACCTTCATGTCTTTGATGTGCAGGGCAACAGCCGTGCCATAATCTCCGCCTTTGAAAAAATCGCGATTCTCAGCGGCAATATCCGGGAACAGCCGAGTTGGCATCATTTCGGCATCGGCGAGAGAGTCGATTTTCTGCATAAATGCGAGAGAGAGCCTGCACTCATCAGACAGCACCATCGAAAAGTGGGAACCAGCCTGTTGCTCTATATCGGCATCTTGTTCGGCTCAATCCTTTTCGTGCAGAGCCTCTCCTTTGAAAAGAGCATGGCCGCCTATGAAGAGAAATATGTCAAGGCGGATCTGCTCTACAACGCAAAGCAGGAGGAAGATCCTGCTCACTGGCTCTTTTTCGCCGGGAATTTTCTGCTCGAGAACAACTTTGAAGAAAGGGCCGTTATCGCCTTTGACATGGCTGTGCAGATGGAGCCGCGACAGCCGGATATTCTCAATAATTATTCCTGGCTGCTGCTCACTGCCGAAGATATCGAACTGCGCGATCCGGAAAAGGCACTGGAGTATGCCCGTTCTGCTGCCGCCGTGAAACCCAGCGGTTATATCCTTGACACCCTGGCTACGGCCCTCTGGGCAAATGAGCTGGTCGATCAGGCGATCGAGGTGGAAAGGCGGGCCGCCTATGCCGATCCGGAAAAGGCGGAATATTATCAGTCGCAGATAGAAAAATTCGGAAAGATCACCTATCAGGAGGAACTTGAGGAACAAATGTCACGGCAGCTGCCCGCCATATTGAGCGGCACCGGGGAGGAAGTCTGATGCCGTTTTTAGGAGCGCACGAATCGGTCAGCGGCGGGCTGTATCTCGCTTTTGAGCGACTGGCTCAGGTGGGCGGCGAGGCGCTGCAGATTTTCACCCGCAACCAGCGGCAATGGATTCCGGCGGAGTTGCGACGGCAGGAAGTCGAGGATTTTCGTGCTGCCTGGCGTGACTATCCCGGCCTGGAGGTGGCTTCACACGGCTCCTATCTGGTCAATCTTGCCTCTGCCGATGAGAGTCTGCTGCATAAATCGATCGGAGCCTTTGTTCTCGAGCTGGAACGTTGTCAGCAGCTTGGCATCACCATGCTCGTTCTTCATCCCGGATCACATGGAGGCACCGGGGTGGAGCAGGGTATAGAGCATTTTGTCCGTGGGCTGGATGCTGCACTCGAGCAGGCCCGTTCGGAGACCAGGGTGCTTATTGAAAACACTGCCGGCCAGGGTACCGGGCTGGGCAGCAGTTTCGAGGAGATCGCCGCCATCCTGGCCCAGTCCGGGTATTCCTCGCGGCTCGGTGTTTGCCTTGATACCTGTCATCTCTTTGCTGCCGGTTATGATATCAGAACCGTCGAGGCCTACCAGCGAACCATGGCACTCTTCGATGAGCGTGTGGGAGTTGAAAGGATAGAATTTTTCCATCTGAACGATTCGACCAAAGAGGTGGGCAGCAGGGTCGACAGGCATGCCCATATCGGTGAAGGACAGATCGGGTTGGAGGGGTTCCGTAATCTCCTCAATGATCCCAGGTTTGCCGAGCGTTCCATGACTCTGGAGACCCCCAAGGACAAAGAGCTCGAAAATGACCGCAGAAATCTGCGGATCCTTGCGGGCCTTCTGGAGAAATAGATTGAGTTTGATTCCGCTCCTCTACAGAGAAAGAGACTTGCGAAAAATCCCATAAAAGGGAACAATGCACCATTTATGTAGCCAACTCCAATAAATGGAAGAATCGCCTCCCGGGAGGGTTGCCGGAGATAAGGCATTTTCGGACGGCCTCCTGGTGGGGTATAAGTGGTGCGAATGAAGTTTCTCTATAGCGATGCTCTGCTTGAACTGCTGGTAAAAGCGAATATTCTCAGCGGCAAGCAGGCCAAATTCATCACCCTCGAGAAGGGCAAACAGCGTCAGAAGCTGTTGAAACAGTATGGAAAAAGGGATGAGATCGATCCCAATTATCCCGATCTGATCGACGTCATTGTCTCTTTCAAACTGACCATCGATGGCCGGGATGACACTGTACTCGATGAAGAGACCATTATGCGGACGGTCAGCCAGGCCCGCAAAATCCCCTACAAAAAGCTTGATCCGCTCGAGTTGGATATGGATGTCGTCACCAAGACCATCCCCAAGAACTTTGCTATCCGCCAGCTTATTCTGCCCTTCAATATTCATAACGGCATCCTGGAAGTAGCCTCCTACCACCCCGACTGCAAGACCGTCATCGCCGATATCGAGCAGGCCAACCAGATGAAGGTCAGGGCCTATCTTGCCTCCAAGTCGGAGATAAAGAAGATCATCTCCGAGTTTTTCGGCTTCCAGAGCTCCATCAGCGCCGCCGAAACCCACTTTACCACTCCCGGGGTGGCAACCTCGATTGATATCGGCAACCTTGAGCAATTTGTCAAGCTGACCTCGGCCAAGGCCATCACCTCTTCCGATCAGCATATCAAGTCGGCGGTAAATCATCTCTTTCACTATGCTCTCGACCAGCGCGCCAGTGATATTCATATCGAGCCCAAGCGGGAAATCTGTATGGTGCGCTTCAGGATCGACGGCTCGCTCCATACCATCTACAAGCTGCCGAAAGCCGTCCATTCCGCCATCGTCTCCAGGATAAAGTTTCTCTCGCGCCTGGATATTGCTGAAAAAAGAAGACCGCAGGACGGCAGGATCAAGATTGAGAGCAGTGAAGGCAAAACCGTCGAAATTCGCGTCTCCACCGTGCCGGTCTCTTTCGGCGAAAAGGCGGTGCTGCGGATTCTCGATCCCGATGTCATTTTTCAGGATCTTCATCATCTCGGCTTTGCCAGGAGAGACAGGGTGGTCTACAACCAGATGATCACTTCACCCCACGGCATCGTGCTGGTCACCGGCCCCACCGGCAGCGGCAAGTCGACCACGCTCTATTCGACCCTCAAATCCATTGCCACGGCGGAGAAGAATATTGTCACCGTCGAAGATCCGGTGGAGATGGTCTATGAAGATTTTAATCAGATCGCCGTCCAGCCCCTGATCGATGTCACCTTCTCGACCATTCTCAGAAATATTCTCAGGCAGGATCCCGATATCCTGATGATAGGAGAGATTCGCGACCTCGATACCGCCAAACATGCGGTCCAGGCAGCCATGACCGGTCATCTGGTCTTTTCCACCTTGCACACCAACGACGCGGTGTCCTCCATTATTCGCCTGATTGATCTGGGCGTCCAGCCCTTTCTGCTCTCTTCCACCCTGCTCGGTTGTATGGCTCAACGGCTGGTAAAGAAAATCTGCCCCGACTGCCGGGAAGAGTTTGAAGTTGACGGCGCCGAACTGTATAAACTCGGCTTCCCCGTGCCCCGCAAGGGTACTCAGACCCTGCAGCGCGGCAAGGGCTGCCGTGAATGCCGCCATACCGGGTATAAAGGGCGGCAGGGCGTGTTTGAGATTTTTCCTCTTTCGCAGGAACTTAAAAAAATGATTGTCGCCCAATCGTCATCCTCGGAGATGCGACAGGTTGCTATTCGGGAAGGAATGACTACATTACGCGAGGACGCCTGGAAAAAGGTGCAGGATGGGATCACTACCTATGAAGAAGCACTTCGGGTAACCGGAGAGGAATAAAGCAAGTATGCAAGGTAAAGTAGTCGGCAGAAACAAGAAAGCCTATCACAATTATATTATCGACTCGAAGATCGAGGCAGGCATGGTCCTGTCGGGCCCCGAGGTGAAATCGCTGCGGGCCGGCAAGGTCAACCTGCGTGATGGCTATGCCAGGGTTAATGAAAGAGGAGAGGTGATGCTGCACAACGTCCACATCTCCCTGTATACGTTTGCCACGCACAATCCCAACGAGCCGATCAGACCGCGCAAGCTTCTTCTGCATAAACGTGAAATAAAAAAACTAATCGGTAAACTTCAGGAGAAAGGTCTTGCTCTCATACCGCTTAGTATATACTTTGTAAGTAACGGCAAGGCAAAGGTGGAACTAGGTCTTGCCCGAGGTAAAAGACAATATGATAAACGCGCCACGCTGAAGAAAAAGCAGGGTGAACGAGAGGTTGAACGCGCCATGCGCCGAAACCAGAACTAAAAGAGAAAGACTTGTTGTATAAAAGAAAATTACTAAAAATGTCGAAATAAGGGGGCGAAACGGCTTCGACGTGGATGTGGAAGCTTGAGTTGCATGCCGAGCACCTGTCAGCTCGTAAAAAAGACGGACTATAAATATAATCGCAGACGATTATAACTACGCAGTAGCAGCTTAATACCTGTCATACTGCCGTCCCACCGGTCTTCGCCCGAAAGGCCGGATCTGGGGCGTCGACTCATCGGGCTGGTCAATTGATGGTGTCTATACATCAGGCGACGAGAACTTCATAGACTAGCCTAAGATCCGCTCTGTTCCCACGGCATATCTTAGGCGAAACTTCAAGTAGGGAACTAAGCATGTAGATACGAGAGGGGAGCATTTGCGGACGCGGGTTCGACTCCCGCCGCCTCCACCAGAGTGATGGCCGTTAAGGCCTGTAAATACGGGGATTTAGCCACTTGGCTTTTTCCCCTTATTTATTTTGGGGTAAATTTGGGGTAAAAAACGCCAATGTCAATTTACTGACTCAACAACATCACTAGGTGTCCCTGGAACAAAGACATTTTCCATAAACGCCTCGCCATCATTTCTTTGGTAGTTCTTGATGTAGGAATAGTATTTTTCCAATATCATTTTCAAAGATTCATGGCCCATCATTTTTTGGACCCAACCTGGAAGCTCACCGCTATCGAGCATCAAAGTCGCAAATGTATGCCTCGTCTGATAAAGAGACCTTGGCTTAAGCCCAGCTTTTCTTAAACCAGGCTTCCATACATGGTAATTGATGGAGTTCGGCAGCAGAGGGTTATTGCTCTTATTTACAAATACATAAGGAGAGTTGTTTTTTTTCCTTGCCTTCAGATTCGTTAAAGCCTCAATGACAGGCGGCATCATCTTGATGTCCCTTACTGAGCCATTGGTCTTTGGGCGACCCTCTTCACCTCTTACGCGAGTTTCTTTTACCTTGATGACGCCGAGTTTGAAGGAGACATTTTCCCACTTCAAAGCGGCCATTTCGCCAAACCTCATGCCGGTAAAAAAAGCAACAGTGAAGAAATCTGTATAATATTGATGAACTGCATTCAAAAACAAATTGACTTCATCCATAGATAGAGGGCTGATATCAGGTTTATCAGTCTTTAGATTAGCAATCAGGTTCATAGGGTTTTTGTCTATCATCTCTGCTCGCTGTGCGAAGTGCATAACGGCTCTCATCGGTACCAAGACATTATTTATTCGCTTGGCAGAGCAGGTAAGCTGCGCCATGAACTCTTCAATTTCAAGAAACGTAATTTCGGATATCGGAGTGTTACCGAAGCGAGGTAAAATATAGGTGTTCATCGCACTTTTATAGTCTCTTAAAGTAGATGGTTTTACCTTTCTGACGATAGAGTTAGCCCACTTTTGAGCCGCTTCACCAAATAAAATCTCTTCATTGTCGCCATCAGGGTCATAGACGGCTTTACTACTTTGAATTTTCCCGTACAGGTCAATTTCTTTCAAGTATTGGTCACGTGTCCGTCTGGCTTCTGTTACAGAAGTGGATAAAGCTCTTCTTATCCTCTTTCCGTTTACCATAGCGACGAAGTACCAAGTATCACCCCGTAGTTCGAGATGATGGTTTTTACTCTTTTTTGCCATAGTTATATCCTCCAATTTTGTTGTTTTTTGGGTGATACAACAGGCAATTTCCTCTTTAATTCAGTTAGTTGATGTCTTTTGTTATGCACCTCCTTTATTGCAGTTGTATGTTTTTGCTCACAATCAATTATTTCATCAACAGGGTACAGTATCTTACTTGAACCTGGTAAGCTGAAAAATGGAATGTTGCCAGCTTTGCGCAGATTGATAATGGTACCTTGAGATACTCTCCACCGCGTCGCAAGTTCTTTTTGAGTAAAATAATTTTGCCTTTTCAGATAATCGTTCATAGACACAGTCCTTCCTTTAGAAATGTTTGACTGTGCGGTGAAAGATGTCGTCCGTTGCGGAGTACCGCGGTGAGCGCATTTGGTAACTGACTTTCTTTAGTTACCTGTTCTTCCGTTGCACTGGGTAAATTCGTTCTGTTTTTACTTCAATAGTTTGATGGCGTGCTATGTGGTGCTCTTGTTATGCAGCTAGAGCGTTGATGTATGTTTTGAGGCCTATGCCAAGCCATCCTCTTTCAGTACTTGTCCTGTATGGAGTGAAACATTTCTGCTTCAATTCTTTTCCAAAAGCGACCTTGGTCTTCAGGGACTCTCCCTGCTGACGACACCAACCTGAATAAAGCGTAAAAAGAATTTGACTAGACACTCTCTCGTCCGTTCCTACAGTGCAACAATCCTCAATGAATCGTCCCACTACATCCATCTCTTGTCTATATTCGGCATTCGCGTCCGCTATAACCTTTGGTAATCCAAGGCCATTTTTCTGCCAGTCTAAACAGCCCCTAACAGCCCAGGCTAGAATCCCAGGTAATTCTGAATTGAGTTTTTCTTCTAAGTCTTGGTCTTGTTCATGTGGGGGAATGGTTATTTCAAATGGAACGAGTCTGACTCTCCGCCACATTCCAAAATCCTTTCCCTTGATATTGGGTTTATGGTTCGTTGTCATGATTAACTTAAACTGTGGCTTGAACTCGAAATATTCTTTACGCAGGAAGCGTGCTGTCATCGTATCGCTGCCAGTTGTCTGCTTTAGGATACCTTCTGCAAGGTATTGATTGTCATCTGGCTCAGTTGTTGTCGCCAGCCTAGCGCCATTTAACCTTGCGATGTCATTGTTTATATTCCCTTTGTTTGTGTCAAGAAAGGACTCCGGCTGTGCTTGTTTTGCATAGTCACTAAGTAACTTGGTCCATAAATTCAGGAGGGTACTTTTTCCATTTGAGCCGTTACCCCAAAAGATGTGAAAACATTGTTCCCTTGTATTTCCTGTGAGTGTATATCCGAGGAATCTTTGTAGGTATTGAAGCATCTCCACGTTTTCAGCCATAATCTGGGATAGAAATTTCAGGAAATTGGGGCAGGCGCTGTTTGCGTCATAATCGACGGGGACCATTTTTGTAATGAAGTCGTTTGGGTCATGGAACGTAATTTGTCCAGTCCTTAAATTTACAGTGCCATTCGTACAATTCAGTAGCCACGTGTTAGAATCAAGCTCTTCGGTTTTTATTCGAATTCTATGGTCATCCATTGCTAGGGCAGTTATGGCTCTAATTCTATTTACGTGTTCTGACCTCATCGCGTGTTTTGCTATTTTCGTTCTTGTTACTTCATCTTCAGCCTGCTGAGCTTCTTTGTACAGGTTTTTGACAACTTCTCTAACCAGCTTTGAAACTGTTGCGTTTTCGTCATTTTCCCAGGACTTGCCATTCCAGACAATCCATTTCCGGGATGTTGAGCAGTATTTTATTTTGTCCCCAAACTGTTCCACCAATCGGTTTGCATTTCCTAAATCTGTTAGATTGAAATCGGATTTTTGCTGCTCTGTGGTCTCTCCTGCATTTGATGGTGTTATGCCGGAAAGACAGTTGGACTGGTAGTGTTTTTCTTGTTCGTGTAACTTCATGTCTCCCTCCTCTTGTGTTGTAAAGCATATTTCGGGATACTGATTCTTTCATAGTTGCGTTCTTCTTTTAATTGACATATAATGGAAAACATCGGCTTATCAACGACAAAAAAAATGTTTACGTATAAGGTACGTTAAAATTAAATATATCGTACCTGCGGTAAAAGGAATTGTCAAAGTGTTTTTCTATATTTTGTGATTACAATACGTGTCATACAGCCTAATGAGATGAATACATTGAAAGAAAGTGACAAGGAACCGTTGGATATTTTTTTGGAATTAGCGTTCATGGCAGAACAGGAGACTCCTGAAAATAAATCGTCATTCGCTGCCTTTCTTTATAAGTGGTTAGAACTTATGGAATCTTGCAATGTAATTGGGGAGGGTTTGGTACTAACCCAAAAGGAGCAAAGTGAAAGGGTAGCGGCTGCATTAGCTGATAAAGACTTAACAAATGCCAAGAAAATGATTCACTCCATCAAACAAGCTACAACCAACGCTGTCAGAGGGGTAATGGACAAGCAGTGTGATGGGTTGGAATATCCAGTTAAAGCGATGCTCGACTATGATAACAATGGAGAAATAGTTTTTAGGTTTAATGTAAATATCCAAGATAAGAGAAGAGAGGAACACGACGTTACATCGACCATATTTCTAAACTTAATTAGTTACTTACACTTAGAGCAAAGCAGGTTTAGAAGATGCCCAAAATGTGGTAAATTCTTTTATCAATACCAGCATAGGAGACAAAAATTTTGTTCAAAAATTTGTAGCGATACTGGTAGAAAGGGGAAGATGTACAACACTCCAATATAGTGGTAGCTGGTTCTTAAGCGGCAGGTAGTTGGCCGTAGGTTCCATCACCAATATCCTCCTTTGAAATTCATTTACAACTCAGGGATATTTTGCCGAAAATGACACTAATGACACATTTTCGGCAATAATCAGATTTTGAGATGTTGAACACACAAAAGCTAAAAACGCGTCATTAGTGTCACTGAATTATAGGTGAAGTGAAAAAATCTATGTTATTACAGGAGAAAAGCCCAGGACACGCTTGTATTCCGCAGTCATTACTTGATAGAGCTCATCCTGGTGCTGTTTAGGGACAATAAAGCTATCATGCACAGGCAGGCAGGGAATACCTGATTTGGTCATGCGTAATAAAATTGCTTCTGCAATCTCACTGTCAATAAATTGATATTCACGACCCTTTTCCTTGTAAAAACAATTACTGATGGCATTATGTTCATCTTCAATGCGGTCAAGTACTGCTGAAATGTCCTTATAACCTAAGCTGCCGATATAATCCTTATACCAAGGCTTGGCATTTTCTTTAATCGCAAAAATCGCACCACCCCTTGAACGGGTGTTTTCAACCATTAAAAAGATATGCTTCATCATTTTTCGTTCCTTGTCATCTGACCGGTCTTTACACACTGCTCGATAGGGGTCCTCCACGTACTCTGTTTTTGCCAAATGATAAGGGATGCGTACATGGTGAGCAGAGTAATCGAGTTCTACCGTGGGGTCTCCGTTTATCAAGATATCTGCCCGCAATTCTTTAGGCAGATTTGTATGAAGAGCACCATAGAACCTTCCACCCAGATTAAATCGTTTTCTGTTGAAGACCCTGTAGAGTTTTTTGTTCTCAATAACAAAATCAAGCTGAGAGATACCGAACTTCTGAAGCGGCCTTTTCTCGTAAATGAACTCGTCATCGTCTTTATGCGTCAACATCTGGTTCAACACTATGGTTCTGAAATGCGATAACTTCATGACATTATCTTCCAATATTTTGTATAGAGGG includes these proteins:
- a CDS encoding Nif3-like dinuclear metal center hexameric protein; protein product: MQPKIKDILFTLENFAPQALAEKWDNVGLLIGSPDNNAAGILIGLDPTNSLVDEAIALGADTLITHHPVIFKALSSINTDDPAGQLLQKALSHNISIIGCHTNLDSAVDGVSDVLARALRLTDLEPLLPATEDKASGSGLGRIGVYAEPISAVEFLQRLFSLLQLDTLNIAGSLPEKISTVAVCGGSGSDLAPLARSRGAHVYLSAEIKHSTAIWAKETGFAVIDGTHYATEKPITFHLAERLRKIAVQENWDVEIHLTETEEPPFVSLHTLSTLKTKTINIGEKS
- a CDS encoding M48 family metalloprotease, giving the protein MIYNNLLYFLTAIFIFSMATVPPVPTLPAILALLAFLVLAVVFDRYAARVFRRVDTSESSEYFKAEKRVAAAGLLVYVFMVFGLDLKYYLVFLSFGGRLPALTNIAGLLVFFLLLVILWGRARKSYERVFARKYRRSVFIYSNIKANLPIVLPWMILTVLYDLVGLAPWPWLQQAMASIWGDVFFFGTFLIFVFIFFPPLVKTLWGCRKVEEGPLRDHLVAFCEKQNFSAELYIWPLFEGRVITAGVMGVIPGLRYILLTPALLETMTIDELDSVMAHEIGHAKRFHLPLYVFLIGGFVLAGGFLAEPLYYYFFSRDYFYSFVAAVNLSPEVVRNVVIAVPALLFLLIFFRYIFGYFMRNFERQADLHVFDVQGNSRAIISAFEKIAILSGNIREQPSWHHFGIGERVDFLHKCEREPALIRQHHRKVGTSLLLYIGILFGSILFVQSLSFEKSMAAYEEKYVKADLLYNAKQEEDPAHWLFFAGNFLLENNFEERAVIAFDMAVQMEPRQPDILNNYSWLLLTAEDIELRDPEKALEYARSAAAVKPSGYILDTLATALWANELVDQAIEVERRAAYADPEKAEYYQSQIEKFGKITYQEELEEQMSRQLPAILSGTGEEV
- a CDS encoding deoxyribonuclease IV, with amino-acid sequence MPFLGAHESVSGGLYLAFERLAQVGGEALQIFTRNQRQWIPAELRRQEVEDFRAAWRDYPGLEVASHGSYLVNLASADESLLHKSIGAFVLELERCQQLGITMLVLHPGSHGGTGVEQGIEHFVRGLDAALEQARSETRVLIENTAGQGTGLGSSFEEIAAILAQSGYSSRLGVCLDTCHLFAAGYDIRTVEAYQRTMALFDERVGVERIEFFHLNDSTKEVGSRVDRHAHIGEGQIGLEGFRNLLNDPRFAERSMTLETPKDKELENDRRNLRILAGLLEK
- a CDS encoding GspE/PulE family protein, whose translation is MKFLYSDALLELLVKANILSGKQAKFITLEKGKQRQKLLKQYGKRDEIDPNYPDLIDVIVSFKLTIDGRDDTVLDEETIMRTVSQARKIPYKKLDPLELDMDVVTKTIPKNFAIRQLILPFNIHNGILEVASYHPDCKTVIADIEQANQMKVRAYLASKSEIKKIISEFFGFQSSISAAETHFTTPGVATSIDIGNLEQFVKLTSAKAITSSDQHIKSAVNHLFHYALDQRASDIHIEPKREICMVRFRIDGSLHTIYKLPKAVHSAIVSRIKFLSRLDIAEKRRPQDGRIKIESSEGKTVEIRVSTVPVSFGEKAVLRILDPDVIFQDLHHLGFARRDRVVYNQMITSPHGIVLVTGPTGSGKSTTLYSTLKSIATAEKNIVTVEDPVEMVYEDFNQIAVQPLIDVTFSTILRNILRQDPDILMIGEIRDLDTAKHAVQAAMTGHLVFSTLHTNDAVSSIIRLIDLGVQPFLLSSTLLGCMAQRLVKKICPDCREEFEVDGAELYKLGFPVPRKGTQTLQRGKGCRECRHTGYKGRQGVFEIFPLSQELKKMIVAQSSSSEMRQVAIREGMTTLREDAWKKVQDGITTYEEALRVTGEE
- the smpB gene encoding SsrA-binding protein SmpB, coding for MQGKVVGRNKKAYHNYIIDSKIEAGMVLSGPEVKSLRAGKVNLRDGYARVNERGEVMLHNVHISLYTFATHNPNEPIRPRKLLLHKREIKKLIGKLQEKGLALIPLSIYFVSNGKAKVELGLARGKRQYDKRATLKKKQGEREVERAMRRNQN
- a CDS encoding tyrosine-type recombinase/integrase, which translates into the protein MAKKSKNHHLELRGDTWYFVAMVNGKRIRRALSTSVTEARRTRDQYLKEIDLYGKIQSSKAVYDPDGDNEEILFGEAAQKWANSIVRKVKPSTLRDYKSAMNTYILPRFGNTPISEITFLEIEEFMAQLTCSAKRINNVLVPMRAVMHFAQRAEMIDKNPMNLIANLKTDKPDISPLSMDEVNLFLNAVHQYYTDFFTVAFFTGMRFGEMAALKWENVSFKLGVIKVKETRVRGEEGRPKTNGSVRDIKMMPPVIEALTNLKARKKNNSPYVFVNKSNNPLLPNSINYHVWKPGLRKAGLKPRSLYQTRHTFATLMLDSGELPGWVQKMMGHESLKMILEKYYSYIKNYQRNDGEAFMENVFVPGTPSDVVESVN
- a CDS encoding helix-turn-helix domain-containing protein, which encodes MNDYLKRQNYFTQKELATRWRVSQGTIINLRKAGNIPFFSLPGSSKILYPVDEIIDCEQKHTTAIKEVHNKRHQLTELKRKLPVVSPKKQQNWRI
- a CDS encoding DNA primase family protein, whose translation is MKLHEQEKHYQSNCLSGITPSNAGETTEQQKSDFNLTDLGNANRLVEQFGDKIKYCSTSRKWIVWNGKSWENDENATVSKLVREVVKNLYKEAQQAEDEVTRTKIAKHAMRSEHVNRIRAITALAMDDHRIRIKTEELDSNTWLLNCTNGTVNLRTGQITFHDPNDFITKMVPVDYDANSACPNFLKFLSQIMAENVEMLQYLQRFLGYTLTGNTREQCFHIFWGNGSNGKSTLLNLWTKLLSDYAKQAQPESFLDTNKGNINNDIARLNGARLATTTEPDDNQYLAEGILKQTTGSDTMTARFLRKEYFEFKPQFKLIMTTNHKPNIKGKDFGMWRRVRLVPFEITIPPHEQDQDLEEKLNSELPGILAWAVRGCLDWQKNGLGLPKVIADANAEYRQEMDVVGRFIEDCCTVGTDERVSSQILFTLYSGWCRQQGESLKTKVAFGKELKQKCFTPYRTSTERGWLGIGLKTYINALAA